A window of Oncorhynchus kisutch isolate 150728-3 linkage group LG10, Okis_V2, whole genome shotgun sequence contains these coding sequences:
- the tmem220 gene encoding transmembrane protein 220 isoform X2 yields the protein MNEPSEINDPDAVLWMVAYAIPANLCLLIAIKPHVTETLLWRRIAKLHVLISTAVVSMMGWTLYKEHITNIFQQEEGREFSGLMLILVWLLLCQHSGCSIGALRLSVAVAITIFPFVAWLYYYINKELRTSWPPHCKTAL from the exons ATGAACGAACCTAGTGAA ATTAACGATCCGGATGCAGTGTTATGGATG GTTGCCTATGCTATTCCAGCAAATCTGTGTTTATTGATTGCCATTAAACCACATGTAACAG AGACACTACTTTGGAGGAGAATTGCTAAACTTCATGTGCTTATTTCGACCGCTGTTGTTTCCATGATGGGATGGACTCTGTATAAAGAGCACATCACAAATATCTTCCAGCAAGAGGAGGGAAG GGAATTCTCTGGTCTCATGTTGATACTTGTCTGGCTTCTCCTGTGTCAACACTCTGGATG TTCTATTGGGGCTCTCAGACTGTCTGTTGCTGTTGCCATCACAATCTTCCCCTTTGTGGCCTGGCTGTACTACTACATTAACAAGGAGCTGAGGACCAGCTGGCCCCCGCATTGTAAAACTGCACTGTAG
- the tmem220 gene encoding transmembrane protein 220 isoform X1, producing MNEPSEVKCTKTNFSLIIWRVCNVFMSLFFALASYVQINDPDAVLWMVAYAIPANLCLLIAIKPHVTETLLWRRIAKLHVLISTAVVSMMGWTLYKEHITNIFQQEEGREFSGLMLILVWLLLCQHSGCSIGALRLSVAVAITIFPFVAWLYYYINKELRTSWPPHCKTAL from the exons ATGAACGAACCTAGTGAAGTTAAGTGCACAAAAACTAACTTTTCTCTGATCATTTGGAGAGTTTGCAATGTATTCATGTCATTGTTCTTTGCTCTAGCAAGTTATGTGCAG ATTAACGATCCGGATGCAGTGTTATGGATG GTTGCCTATGCTATTCCAGCAAATCTGTGTTTATTGATTGCCATTAAACCACATGTAACAG AGACACTACTTTGGAGGAGAATTGCTAAACTTCATGTGCTTATTTCGACCGCTGTTGTTTCCATGATGGGATGGACTCTGTATAAAGAGCACATCACAAATATCTTCCAGCAAGAGGAGGGAAG GGAATTCTCTGGTCTCATGTTGATACTTGTCTGGCTTCTCCTGTGTCAACACTCTGGATG TTCTATTGGGGCTCTCAGACTGTCTGTTGCTGTTGCCATCACAATCTTCCCCTTTGTGGCCTGGCTGTACTACTACATTAACAAGGAGCTGAGGACCAGCTGGCCCCCGCATTGTAAAACTGCACTGTAG
- the LOC109898695 gene encoding protein SCO1 homolog, mitochondrial, translating into MAVGLISYQTLSCRVLNRMISHQSVSTICNFTRALSRRTSSPYTDLSPRTVHRLVNLCCSWTCRTSQWLSFYDSRSFSSLPPPPPSGDKTKKTGPVTWKSLAITFAFGGVLLAGMKYFKKEKEELIERERTKSMGKPALGGPFSLVDQNNKPCKSEDFLSQWVLIYFGFTHCPDICPDEIEKMIEVVDEIDRIQSLPNLTPILITIDPDRDTPEAMGTYVKEFSPKLIGLTGTMAQIDQVSRAYRVYYSQGPKDEDNDYIVDHTIIMYLVGPDGEFKEYFGQNKRSAEISSSIASHMRKYKKGN; encoded by the exons ATGGCAGTGGGCCTAATATCGTATCAGACGTTGAGTTGTCGAGTGTTAAACCGTATGATTTCGCACCAAAGCGTGAGCACAATCTGCAACTTTACACGCGCTTTATCGAGAAGGACTAGCTCTCCGTACACAGATCTCTCACCACGGACAGTCCACCGTCTG GTAAATCTATGCTGTAGTTGGACGTGCCGGACATCACAGTGGTTGTCTTTTTACGACTCAAGATCATTCTCGTCTTTACCTCCACCGCCCCCTTCTGGTGATAAAACCAAAAAGACAGGG CCAGTGACTTGGAAATCATTAGCAATAACATTTGCATTCGGGGGTGTTCTCCTTGCCGGAATGAAATATTTCAAGAAGGAAAAAGAAGAAT TGATTGAAAGAGAAAGGACAAAGTCAATGGGGAAACCAGCACTTGGGGGTCCATTCTCTCTTGTGGATCAGAATAATAAACCCTGTAAAAGTGAGGATTTCCTCAGCCAGTGGGTCCTTATCTACTTTGGGTTTACACACTGCCCTGACATCTGTCCTGATGAAATCGAGAAAATGATTGAGGTGGTCGATGAAATAG ACAGGATACAGTCTCTTCCAAACCTGACCCCCATCCTCATCACAATTGATCCTGACAGGGACACACCTGAGGCCATGGGGACATATGTGAAAG AGTTCTCCCCTAAGCTCATTGGCCTGACTGGGACAATGGCCCAAATTGACCAGGTCTCTCGAGCCTACAGAGTCTACTACAGCCAGGGACCAAAGGATGAAGACAATGACTACATT GTTGATCACACAATCATAATGTACCTGGTTGGTCCGGACGGAGAGTTCAAAGAGTATTTTGGACAGAACAAGAGGAGCGCTGAGATCTCCTCTTCCATTGCATCACACATGAGGAAGTACAAGAAGGGGAATTAA